The genomic window GATCGCTCGCTGATTGATCCCATCGAACAGTCCATTCGGTCCGGCCGGCAAAACGTCGAGGCGGCCGTCAACGATCAATTCCAAAAGCTCTCGCGGCAATTTCGCTCCATGGGAAACGAAATTTTCGCCGCCAAGGCGGATGACATCCTCGACCTGCAGCGCCGCGTGCTGGGCCTGCTCATGGGCGAGGAGGAGGACCGCCTCGAGCGCCTCAACGAGCCCACCATCGTCGTGGCGCACGAGCTCACCCCCAGCCAGGTCGCCGCCGTGCCGCGGAGCAAGGTCATCGCCTTCGTCACCGAGGCGGGCGGACTGACCGGCCACACCTCGATCGTCTTCCGCGCCATGGGCGTTCCCGCCATCGTCGGATGCCAGGACATTGCCAAAAAGCTGCAGGATGGCGATGAAATCATCGTCGACGGCGACGCCGGCGAGATCGTGCTCAAGCCGAACGCCGAGATCAAGCTGGCTTTCGAGAAGCGCGCCGCCGAGATCGCCAAGGTGCGCCTGCTCTTCGAGGAGAACGACGCCCTCGAGGCGGTCACCACCGACGGCACGCGCATCATGCTGCTGGGCAACATCGAGTTCCCCGCCGAAGTGGAGAGCGTGCTCAAGCACGGCGGCGATGGCGTGGGCCTCTACCGCACCGAGTTTCTTTTTCTCACCAGTGACAAGCCCCCCGATGAGGAGGAGCAGTTCCAGGCCTACAAGAACACCGTCGAGATGCTCAAGGGCCGCCCCTGCACGCTGCGCACGCTCGACCTGGGTGCCGACAAGATGACCCAGGGCATGCTGAGCGAGCCGGAGCGCAACCCCTTCCTCGGCCTGCGCAGCATCCGCTACAGCCTGCAGCACCAGCCGATGTTCAAGACGCAGCTTCGCGCC from Planctomycetota bacterium includes these protein-coding regions:
- the ptsP gene encoding phosphoenolpyruvate--protein phosphotransferase yields the protein MERIKGIAASPGIVWGKVLLLGKAETHVPRRTISESEVAGELEKLNQTREVAARALIQLRQHAERELGTEAAKIFAFHEGMLNDRSLIDPIEQSIRSGRQNVEAAVNDQFQKLSRQFRSMGNEIFAAKADDILDLQRRVLGLLMGEEEDRLERLNEPTIVVAHELTPSQVAAVPRSKVIAFVTEAGGLTGHTSIVFRAMGVPAIVGCQDIAKKLQDGDEIIVDGDAGEIVLKPNAEIKLAFEKRAAEIAKVRLLFEENDALEAVTTDGTRIMLLGNIEFPAEVESVLKHGGDGVGLYRTEFLFLTSDKPPDEEEQFQAYKNTVEMLKGRPCTLRTLDLGADKMTQGMLSEPERNPFLGLRSIRYSLQHQPMFKTQLRAILRASAFGPVRIMFPLVSTLMELRQAKLIVRDVMEELEEEGIAFDPQPKIGIMIEVPSAALMARTFATEADFFSIGTNDLVQYTLAVDRGNERVANLYTAASPAVLYLVKNVIRAGRYANIETSLCGEIAGDPVFTMLLIGMGLRTLSVVPGQIPAIKRVIRSVNLELCERLARKVGSFDSERQIHTSLRDELRKLDPANFGGWATA